One window of Medicago truncatula cultivar Jemalong A17 chromosome 2, MtrunA17r5.0-ANR, whole genome shotgun sequence genomic DNA carries:
- the LOC11443885 gene encoding uncharacterized protein, with the protein MEEEREVSFLAMNKENSGIYHDGKELRRFRAYLRWVYVDQSNLCKAGISWSVFFTLAYVVPILSHFLLDCSTTCDADHRRPYHVPVQISLSVFATLSFISLSKWDRKYGFSKFLFLDKVSDESLKIQRGYAIQMKRTMKLILLWGLPCFICQCVYKIWWYISGASQIPYYGEVYVSGIILCTLELCSWFYRTSIFFLVCVLFRLIGYLQIQRLDEFAPVFQRETEVGTILLEHLRIRRNLRVISHRFRAFILSSLLLVTASQLIFLLMVIKPHADVDILKGGELGLVSITLVSGLYILLRSATKITHKAQSLTGLASKWHICATINSFDNIDGETPTALIASAQAMAADISWGSSEDESGDEEDELNNTKMMPIQTRTISFHKRQALVTYMENNRAGITVYGFMLDRTWLHSIFGIQLALCLWLLNKTVGI; encoded by the exons atggaagaagaaagagaggTTAGTTTTTTGGCAATGAACAAAGAAAACTCTGGAATATATCATGATGGAAAAGAATTGAGGAGATTCAGAGCATATCTAAGATGGGTTTACGTGGACCAATCAAATCTATGCAAAGCTGGTATATCTTGGTCTGTGTTTTTCACTTTGGCTTACGTTGTACCTATTCTGTCTCACTTTTTACTTGATTGTTCGACAACGTGTGATGCTGATCATCGTAGACCGTACCATGTTCCTGTTCAGATTTCTCTTTCTGTCTTTGCTACTTTGTCTTTTATTAGTCTCTCCAAATGGGATCGTAAATATGGTTTTAGTaagtttctttttcttgataaaGTTAGTGATGAGAGTCTCAAGATTCAACGTGGCTATGCAATTCAAATGaag AGAACCATGAAGCTCATCTTGCTTTGGGGACTTCCCTGTTTCATATGTCAATGTGTCTACAAGATATGGTGGTACATCTCAGGAGCATCCCAGATACCATATTATGGTGAGGTATATGTGAGCGGCATTATTCTGTGTACGTTGGAGCTATGTTCATGGTTTTATAGAACCTCAATTTTCTTCTTGGTATGTGTCCTCTTTCGACTCATCGGCTACCTTCAAATACAAAGACTAGATGAATTTGCTCCTGTTTTTCAAAGAGAAACTGAGGTGGGAACAATCTTGTTGGAGCACCTGAGAATAAGAAGGAACCTACGTGTCATTAGCCATCGTTTTCGAGCTTTCATTTTGTCGTCTCTGCTTTTGGTGACAGCAAGCCAGCTCATTTTTCTACTTATGGTTATAAAACCACATGCTGATGTTGATATCCTCAAGGGTGGAGAGCTTGGg TTAGTCTCCATCACCTTGGTTAGTGGACTTTACATACTCTTACGAAGCGCGACGAAGATCACACATAAAGCACAATCCCTCACAGGTCTTGCTTCTAAGTGGCATATATGTGCTACCATAAACTCCTTTGACAATATTGATGGTGAGACACCTACAGCACTGATAGCTTCAGCACAAGCTATGGCTGCCGATATTAGTTGGGGATCGTCTGAAGATGAATCAGGAGATGAAGAGGATGAGTTGAATAACACCAAAATGATGCCAATTCAAACACGTACTATTTCATTCCATAAGAGACAGGCCTTAG TGACATATATGGAGAACAATAGAGCAGGAATCACAGTTTATGGATTCATGCTTGACAGAACTTGGCTTCACTCCATTTTTGGTATTCAATTGGCTCTTTGTCTTTGGCTACTGAACAAGACGGTCGGTATCTAG
- the LOC11438348 gene encoding uncharacterized membrane protein At1g16860 translates to MGTRIPSHQLSSGLYVSGRPEQPKERQPPTMASRSVPYTGGDPKKSGELGKMLDIPVLDPKSHPSSSSSQLSTGPARSRPNSGQVGKNITGSGTLSRKSTGSGPIALQPTGLITSGPVGSGPVGASRRSGQLEQSGSMGKAVYGSAVTSLGEEVKVGFRVSRSVVWVFMVVVAMCLLVGVFLMVAVKKNVILFALGGVIVPVLVLIIWNCVLGRKGLLGFVKRYPDAELRGAIDGQYVKVTGVVTCGSIPLESSYQRIPRCVYVSSELYEYKGWGGKSAHPKHRCFTWGSRYSEKYIADFYISDFQTGLRALVKAGYGNKVAPFVKPTTVVDVTKENRELSPNFLGWLADRKLSTDDRIMRLKEGHIKEGSTVSVMGVVRRHENVLMIVPPTEPVSTGCQWMRCLLPTGVEGLIITCEDNQNADVIAV, encoded by the exons ATGGGGACTCGAATCCCTTCACATCAATTAAGTTCTGGACTCTATGTCTCAGGTCGACCCGAACAACCTAAAGAACGACAACCACCGACAATGGCTTCCCGTTCTGTACCGTACACCGGCGGTGACCCGAAGAAATCCGGTGAGCTTGGTAAAATGTTAGATATTCCCGTTCTAGATCCGAAATCTcatccatcttcttcttcttctcaactTAGCACTGGGCCAGCGAGATCCAGACCAAATTCGGGTCAGGTGGGAAAGAATATTACTGGGTCCGGTACGTTGTCGAGAAAATCAACCGGGTCTGGACCAATAGCGTTACAGCCAACTGGTTTAATAACTTCCGGACCAGTGGGATCCGGTCCGGTTGGGGCGAGTAGACGGTCAGGGCAGTTGGAGCAAAGTGGGTCGATGGGGAAAGCGGTTTATGGGTCGGCGGTGACGAGTTTGGGTGAAGAAGTGAAAGTTGGGTTTAGGGTTTCAAGGTCGGTGGTTTGGGTTTTTATGGTGGTGGTCGCAATGTGTTTGCTTGTTGGAGTGTTTTTGATGGTCGCTGTtaagaaaaatgtgattttgtttGCACTTGGTGGTGTTATTGTTCCTGTTTTGGTTTTGATTATTTGGAATTGTGTTTTGGGAAGAAAAGGGCTTTTAGGGTTTGTGAAAAGGTATCCTGATGCTGAACTTAGAGGTGCCATTGATGGTCAGTATGTTAAGGTTACTGGG GTTGTAACTTGTGGCAGTATTCCTTTGGAGTCATCTTACCAAAGAATACCTAGATGTGTATATGTCTCCTCAGAATTATATGAATATAAAGGTTGGGGTGGAAAGTCAGCACATCCTAAGCATCGTTGCTTCACTTGGGGTTCTAGATACTCTGAG AAATACATAGCAGACTTCTACATATCGGACTTCCAGACCGGGTTAAGAGCATTAGTGAAAGCAGGCTATGGTAACAAAGTTGCTCCTTTTGTGAAACCCACTACTGTCGTTGATGTAACAAAGGAGAACAGAGAGTTATCTCCAAACTTCCTAGGCTGGCTTGCAGATCGTAAACTCTCAACTGATGACCGGATAATGCGCCTCAAGGAAGG GCACATCAAAGAAGGCAGCACAGTAAGTGTTATGGGAGTAGTCCGTCGACACGAGAATGTGCTGATGATTGTTCCTCCAACAGAACCTGTCTCAACAGGTTGTCAGTGGATGCGCTGCCTTTTGCCGACTGGTGTCGAAGGTCTTATCATAACATGCGAGGACAACCAAAATGCCGATGTCATTGCCGTTTAG
- the LOC11446265 gene encoding RPM1-interacting protein 4 produces MAHSHVPKFGNWEADNIPYSACFESARREKAGFIINPNNPMENPEIFNKHVNVDEVKPSHTYSHKASSTEKGSHEVPKNNSTHHLHRRRSRGSKGSFTSEFGSEKSHIDHSVINKTSQSEHKRSVSKGIGSNTGSFSSSNHRSESRSFNDHGDHRAVAIPEFGKWDVTDPKSGEGYTVMFSKIKEEKQIMSSRISGLRTTPHNNGSNIKNQHDGSSFNLSKYCCCLSTSESK; encoded by the exons ATGGCG CATTCTCACGTTCCAAAGTTTGGCAACTGGGAAGCTGACAACATTCCATACAGTGCATGTTTTGAGAGTGCACGCAGAGAAAAGGCCGGATTCATAATAAATCCGAACAATCCAATGGAAAATCCAGAGATCTTCAACAAACATGTTAATGTTGATGAAGTGAAACCTTCTCATACTTACTCTCACAAAGCAAGTTCAACGGAGAAAGGAAGCCATGAAGTACCGAAAAACAATTCTACACACCATTTGCACCGCCGCAGGAGTAGGGGAAGTAAAGGTAGTTTCACATCAGAGTTTGGAAGCGAAAAAAGCCACATTGATCATTCTGTCATCAACAAAACTTCACAATCAGAACACAAAAGGAGTGTGTCCAAAGGAATTGGCAGTAACACTGGTAGCTTCTCTTCATCAAATCACAGGAGTGAAAGCCGTTCATTTAATGACCATGGG GACCATAGAGCAGTAGCAATACCTGAATTTGGTAAGTGGGATGTCACAGACCCCAAATCAGGAGAGGGTTACACTGTTATGTTCAGcaaaattaaagaagaaaagcaAATCATGTCTAGCAGGATCTCTGGCTTAAGGACTACACCACATAACAATGGTTCAAATATTAAGAATCAACATGATGGATCTTCCTTCAATTTATCTAAG TATTGTTGCTGTTTATCTACAAGCGAAAGCAAATGA
- the LOC11440367 gene encoding EH domain-containing protein 2 isoform X1, with protein MKTDLHSKEETATYQQWFNLADSDGDGRISGNEATKFFALSNLSRSQLKQLWALADNKRQGFLGFSEFVTAMQLVSLAQAGYELNSDILKIQMDKENVKPPVIEGLDTLVAQTKKLTITTPSEVNVTSKPQPFLPNSWFTSKSSKKLPPSAVTSIVDGLKRLYTEKLKPLEVAYRYNDFVSPLLTNSDFDAKPMVMLLGQYSTGKTTFIKHLLKCDYPGAHIGPEPTTDRFVVVMSGPDERSIPGNTIAVNADMPFNGLTTFGGSFLSKFECSQMPHPLLDEVTIVDTPGVLSGEKQRTQRSYDFTGVVSWFAAKCDVILLLFDPHKLDISDEFKRVISSLRGNEDKIRVVLNKSDQVDTQQLMRVYGALMWSLGKVLNTPEVARVYIGSFNDKPTNEGFADPLGKNLFEKEQNDLLADLLDIPKKACDRRINEFVKRARSAKIHAYIISHLKKEMPTMMGKAKAQQKLIDNLDNEFAKVKREYHLPPGDFPSVEHFREVLSGYSIDKFEKLKPKMIQAIDDMLGYEIPELLKKFRNPYD; from the exons ATGAAGACGGATCTTCATTCCAAAGAAGAAACTGCTACTTATCAACAATGGTTCAATCTAGCAGATTCAG ATGGTGATGGACGCATCAGTGGAAATGAAGCTACAAAATTCTTCGCACTCTCGAATTTGTCTCGTTCTCAACTCAAGCAGCTTTGGGCTCTTGCTGATAACAAACGTCAAGGATTTTTAGGTTTTTCAGAGTTTGTTACTGCTATGCAG TTGGTTTCGCTTGCACAGGCAGGATATGAACTTAATTCTGATATTCTAAAAATTCAAA TGGATAAGGAGAATGTTAAACCACCTGTGATTGAAGGATTAGATACTTTAGTAGCA CAAACTAAGAAATTGACAATCACTACCCCATCCGAAGTGAATG TGACTTCCAAGCCTCAACCATTTCTACCAAACTCATGGTTCACGTCAAAATCTTCAAAGAAA TTGCCTCCAAGTGCAGTTACATCAATAGTTGATGGCTTGAAAAGATTGTATACTGAGAAACTAAAGCCCTTGGAAGTTGCTTATAGATATAATGATTTTGTATCTCCGTTGCTG ACCAACAGCGATTTTGATGCTAAACCCATGGTCATGCTTCTTGGTCAATACTCTACgggaaaaacaacatttataaAGCACTTGCTAAAATGTGATTATCCAG GAGCACACATTGGGCCAGAGCCTACAACAGAtagatttgttgttgttatg TCTGGTCCTGATGAGAGGAGTATTCCGGGAAACACTATAGCTGTTAATGCTGATATGCCTTTCAATGGCTTGACAACTTTTGGAGGTTCATTTCTATCAAAGTTCGAATGCTCTCAAATGCCACATCCA TTGTTGGATGAAGTAACAATTGTGGACACTCCTGGTGTCCTATCCGGAGAGAAACAAAGGACACAAAGAAGCTATGATTTCACTGGTGTTGTATCTTGGTTTGCTGCCAAATGTGATGTCATTCTTCTCCTATTCGATCCACATAAGCTTGACATCAGTGATGAATTCAAACGTGTAATTTCATCTTTACGTGGCAACGAGGACAAGATCCGTGTGGTTTTGAATAAGTCAGACCAAGTTGATACTCAACAA CTTATGAGAGTCTATGGAGCATTGATGTGGTCGTTAGGAAAAGTTTTGAATACTCCTGAAGTTGCGCGTGTATACATTGG ATCATTTAATGATAAGCCTACAAATGAAGGATTTGCTGATCCACTAGGGAAAAATCTCTTCGAGAAGGAACAGAACGATCTGTTGGCAGATTTGCTGGATATTCCAAAGAAGGCTTGTGATCGTCGG ATAAATGAATTTGTGAAGCGTGCTAGATCTGCTaaaattcatgcatacataatTAGCCATCTTAAGAAGGAGATGCCAACAATGATGGGCAAAGCCAAGGCACAACAAAAACTCATTGACAATCTCGACAATGAATTTGCAAAG GTTAAAAGGGAGTATCATCTACCACCGGGTGATTTTCCCAGTGTTGAGCACTTCAGAGAAGTTTTGAGTGGTTATAGCATTGACAAATTTGAGAAACTGAAGCCAAAGATGATTCAAGCCATAGATGACATGCTAGGATATGAAATCCCAGAGCTTTTAAAGAAATTCAGAAATCCATATGATTGA
- the LOC11440367 gene encoding EH domain-containing protein 2 isoform X2, with translation MKTDLHSKEETATYQQWFNLADSDGDGRISGNEATKFFALSNLSRSQLKQLWALADNKRQGFLGFSEFVTAMQLVSLAQAGYELNSDILKIQMDKENVKPPVIEGLDTLVAKLTITTPSEVNVTSKPQPFLPNSWFTSKSSKKLPPSAVTSIVDGLKRLYTEKLKPLEVAYRYNDFVSPLLTNSDFDAKPMVMLLGQYSTGKTTFIKHLLKCDYPGAHIGPEPTTDRFVVVMSGPDERSIPGNTIAVNADMPFNGLTTFGGSFLSKFECSQMPHPLLDEVTIVDTPGVLSGEKQRTQRSYDFTGVVSWFAAKCDVILLLFDPHKLDISDEFKRVISSLRGNEDKIRVVLNKSDQVDTQQLMRVYGALMWSLGKVLNTPEVARVYIGSFNDKPTNEGFADPLGKNLFEKEQNDLLADLLDIPKKACDRRINEFVKRARSAKIHAYIISHLKKEMPTMMGKAKAQQKLIDNLDNEFAKVKREYHLPPGDFPSVEHFREVLSGYSIDKFEKLKPKMIQAIDDMLGYEIPELLKKFRNPYD, from the exons ATGAAGACGGATCTTCATTCCAAAGAAGAAACTGCTACTTATCAACAATGGTTCAATCTAGCAGATTCAG ATGGTGATGGACGCATCAGTGGAAATGAAGCTACAAAATTCTTCGCACTCTCGAATTTGTCTCGTTCTCAACTCAAGCAGCTTTGGGCTCTTGCTGATAACAAACGTCAAGGATTTTTAGGTTTTTCAGAGTTTGTTACTGCTATGCAG TTGGTTTCGCTTGCACAGGCAGGATATGAACTTAATTCTGATATTCTAAAAATTCAAA TGGATAAGGAGAATGTTAAACCACCTGTGATTGAAGGATTAGATACTTTAGTAGCA AAATTGACAATCACTACCCCATCCGAAGTGAATG TGACTTCCAAGCCTCAACCATTTCTACCAAACTCATGGTTCACGTCAAAATCTTCAAAGAAA TTGCCTCCAAGTGCAGTTACATCAATAGTTGATGGCTTGAAAAGATTGTATACTGAGAAACTAAAGCCCTTGGAAGTTGCTTATAGATATAATGATTTTGTATCTCCGTTGCTG ACCAACAGCGATTTTGATGCTAAACCCATGGTCATGCTTCTTGGTCAATACTCTACgggaaaaacaacatttataaAGCACTTGCTAAAATGTGATTATCCAG GAGCACACATTGGGCCAGAGCCTACAACAGAtagatttgttgttgttatg TCTGGTCCTGATGAGAGGAGTATTCCGGGAAACACTATAGCTGTTAATGCTGATATGCCTTTCAATGGCTTGACAACTTTTGGAGGTTCATTTCTATCAAAGTTCGAATGCTCTCAAATGCCACATCCA TTGTTGGATGAAGTAACAATTGTGGACACTCCTGGTGTCCTATCCGGAGAGAAACAAAGGACACAAAGAAGCTATGATTTCACTGGTGTTGTATCTTGGTTTGCTGCCAAATGTGATGTCATTCTTCTCCTATTCGATCCACATAAGCTTGACATCAGTGATGAATTCAAACGTGTAATTTCATCTTTACGTGGCAACGAGGACAAGATCCGTGTGGTTTTGAATAAGTCAGACCAAGTTGATACTCAACAA CTTATGAGAGTCTATGGAGCATTGATGTGGTCGTTAGGAAAAGTTTTGAATACTCCTGAAGTTGCGCGTGTATACATTGG ATCATTTAATGATAAGCCTACAAATGAAGGATTTGCTGATCCACTAGGGAAAAATCTCTTCGAGAAGGAACAGAACGATCTGTTGGCAGATTTGCTGGATATTCCAAAGAAGGCTTGTGATCGTCGG ATAAATGAATTTGTGAAGCGTGCTAGATCTGCTaaaattcatgcatacataatTAGCCATCTTAAGAAGGAGATGCCAACAATGATGGGCAAAGCCAAGGCACAACAAAAACTCATTGACAATCTCGACAATGAATTTGCAAAG GTTAAAAGGGAGTATCATCTACCACCGGGTGATTTTCCCAGTGTTGAGCACTTCAGAGAAGTTTTGAGTGGTTATAGCATTGACAAATTTGAGAAACTGAAGCCAAAGATGATTCAAGCCATAGATGACATGCTAGGATATGAAATCCCAGAGCTTTTAAAGAAATTCAGAAATCCATATGATTGA